In Desulfobotulus mexicanus, a genomic segment contains:
- a CDS encoding glycosyltransferase family 4 protein yields the protein MSEKTNQPLRICMISYRSNPHSGGQGVYIRNLAKALCELGHEVDVLAGPPDPLLEGAARLIPVETLDLYNPEALFRTPRLDELKDPVNLMEWLGTSTMGYPEPFTFGFRAVRHLKDQLHKYDIIHDNQSLSYGIEKLSRKIPTVATIHHPMTVDRKLAIRSVRAPWKKFKHLRWYSFIGMQKRVSRKLAKIITVSEFSKNDIAREYAIDPSRFSVVPNGISTELFHPMPAIPREPGRLIVTNSADMPLKGLYHLLEALHQVSRTHSVRLTVIGKAKEKGGIEKLIKKLDISHLIDFTGRIDHHQFVREYAKASIAVVPSLYEGFGLPVGEAMATATPVISTTGGALPEVAGDAALLVPPGNSNALAKAICDLLGDPEKRKQLGAAGYARVHEQFTWKNAAEKTVETYREVIRDHR from the coding sequence ATGTCAGAAAAAACAAACCAGCCTTTACGCATATGTATGATCAGTTACCGGAGTAATCCCCACTCCGGCGGACAGGGAGTGTATATAAGAAACCTTGCCAAAGCCCTCTGTGAACTGGGTCATGAAGTGGACGTACTGGCAGGCCCCCCGGACCCCCTGCTCGAAGGGGCAGCACGGCTCATTCCGGTAGAGACTCTGGATCTTTACAATCCCGAAGCCCTTTTCAGAACCCCCCGTCTGGATGAACTGAAAGACCCTGTCAACCTCATGGAATGGCTCGGAACCTCCACCATGGGCTATCCCGAACCCTTCACCTTCGGATTCCGGGCCGTGCGCCATCTGAAAGACCAGCTTCATAAATATGATATCATCCACGACAATCAGAGTCTTTCCTATGGTATAGAAAAGCTCAGCCGGAAAATACCCACCGTGGCCACCATCCACCATCCTATGACGGTGGACCGCAAGCTGGCCATACGCAGTGTGCGTGCTCCATGGAAAAAGTTCAAACACCTGCGCTGGTATTCCTTCATCGGCATGCAAAAAAGGGTGAGCCGCAAGCTAGCAAAAATCATTACGGTGAGTGAATTTTCCAAAAATGACATTGCACGGGAATACGCCATAGATCCTTCCCGCTTTTCCGTTGTACCCAATGGCATTTCAACGGAACTATTCCACCCCATGCCCGCCATCCCCAGAGAACCGGGACGGCTCATTGTCACCAACAGTGCAGACATGCCCCTAAAGGGTCTTTACCACCTGCTTGAAGCCCTGCATCAGGTTTCCCGAACCCATTCCGTAAGACTTACTGTCATCGGCAAGGCTAAAGAAAAGGGCGGTATTGAAAAACTGATCAAAAAACTCGATATCTCACACCTCATCGATTTTACGGGGAGGATTGATCACCATCAGTTTGTAAGGGAATATGCCAAAGCTTCCATAGCCGTTGTACCTTCCCTTTACGAGGGCTTCGGCCTTCCCGTAGGCGAAGCCATGGCCACGGCCACACCGGTGATCTCCACCACGGGCGGTGCCCTTCCGGAAGTGGCAGGCGATGCGGCCCTTCTCGTACCACCGGGAAATTCCAATGCCCTGGCAAAGGCCATATGCGACCTTCTTGGTGATCCTGAAAAAAGAAAACAGCTCGGAGCTGCAGGATATGCCCGGGTTCACGAACAGTTCACATGGAAAAATGCTGCGGAAAAAACCGTAGAAACTTACAGGGAGGTTATCCGTGATCACCGTTGA
- a CDS encoding class I SAM-dependent methyltransferase — protein sequence MITVDFRRMTIRPGWKILDIGSGPGRHTAAAYGLEKVTAIGADLCHRDLLSARERLENHDMMGWHGGGSWGLSTADITRLPFRNQAFDAVICSEVMEHIPNDKAAAAELVRVARPGADVVVSVPRFWPEKICWWLAKDYSHANQGHVRIYKKNELIRMLEAEGLEYRGCGYAHGLHSPFWWLKCLVGPTNNQHPAVRLYHRFLVWDIMEKPALTRIMDRILNPFMGKSLVLYFRKP from the coding sequence GTGATCACCGTTGATTTCCGTCGCATGACCATCAGACCCGGCTGGAAAATTCTCGATATAGGCAGCGGCCCCGGCCGCCACACGGCAGCGGCCTACGGCCTTGAAAAGGTTACGGCCATAGGTGCCGACCTCTGCCACAGGGATCTTCTTTCAGCCAGAGAACGCCTTGAGAACCATGACATGATGGGCTGGCACGGTGGCGGCTCATGGGGGCTTAGCACGGCAGATATCACAAGACTTCCGTTCAGAAATCAGGCCTTTGATGCGGTCATCTGTTCTGAGGTCATGGAACATATCCCCAACGACAAAGCCGCAGCAGCGGAGCTGGTCCGGGTGGCAAGGCCGGGGGCCGATGTGGTGGTGAGTGTGCCCCGTTTCTGGCCTGAAAAAATCTGCTGGTGGCTGGCAAAGGATTACAGCCATGCCAATCAGGGCCATGTTAGGATTTATAAAAAAAATGAACTGATCCGTATGCTGGAAGCAGAAGGACTAGAATACAGGGGATGCGGTTACGCCCATGGTCTGCACAGCCCCTTCTGGTGGCTGAAATGCCTGGTGGGCCCCACCAATAATCAACACCCGGCAGTGCGCCTTTATCACCGCTTTCTTGTTTGGGATATCATGGAAAAACCTGCACTTACAAGAATCATGGACCGTATCCTCAACCCTTTCATGGGAAAAAGCCTTGTGCTTTATTTTCGTAAACCATGA
- a CDS encoding type IV pilus twitching motility protein PilT, which yields MNNLETLIKNAMQSGYSDLHLTGGHPVVFRKDGKIGFLTDTRLSPKDMDGLAGDLLTNRERAMLQSRFSVDLARSMQGVRVRIHVFATSRGLSLSIRMLPGRPPTLDHLNLHPLIRQACRLPKGLILICGSTGSGKSTTIAAMVDEINQTRSEHIITLEDPVEYRFASAKSYVEQRELGTHMPSFDQGLRDVLRQDPDVIVVGELREPETIRLTLNAVESGHLVIASLHATHSEDAFYRICNSFQPEIQDLVRNQLASTLALLVVQHLEHLPEAGFRVPVLSLLQGSSGVKGLIRENRFSQIESAIQMGKDGGMMTQEQYKRDFLRKQSNLTPPFRVFRPSREDVTDPAYTSRLVGHEQLPGQAAVALSAMGELSGDTGAKKSIPASLHHAGEDAYEIQEDGMSMSDIIKNL from the coding sequence ATGAATAACCTTGAAACACTCATTAAAAACGCCATGCAGTCCGGGTACTCCGATCTGCATCTCACCGGCGGGCATCCCGTGGTGTTCCGTAAAGACGGAAAAATCGGTTTTCTGACGGATACCCGCCTTTCCCCAAAGGATATGGATGGGCTTGCCGGAGATCTTCTTACAAACCGTGAAAGGGCCATGCTGCAGTCCCGTTTTTCCGTGGATCTGGCGCGCTCCATGCAAGGCGTGCGGGTAAGGATTCATGTTTTTGCCACATCCAGGGGCTTAAGCCTTTCCATCCGCATGCTTCCCGGCCGCCCGCCTACTCTGGATCATCTGAACCTCCATCCCCTGATCCGTCAGGCCTGCCGCCTGCCCAAGGGACTGATTCTCATCTGCGGTTCCACAGGCTCCGGCAAATCCACCACCATTGCCGCCATGGTGGACGAGATCAATCAGACCCGCAGTGAGCATATCATTACACTGGAAGATCCCGTTGAATACCGCTTTGCCTCTGCAAAATCCTATGTGGAGCAAAGGGAGCTGGGCACCCACATGCCCTCCTTTGATCAGGGCCTGAGGGATGTGCTGCGTCAGGATCCGGATGTCATTGTGGTGGGGGAGCTGAGGGAGCCGGAAACCATTCGCCTGACCCTCAATGCCGTGGAGTCCGGTCATCTGGTCATAGCGAGCCTCCATGCCACCCATTCTGAAGATGCCTTTTACCGCATCTGCAATTCTTTTCAGCCGGAGATTCAGGATCTGGTGCGTAACCAGCTGGCTTCCACTCTTGCCCTGCTGGTGGTGCAGCATTTGGAACATCTGCCTGAAGCGGGTTTCAGGGTGCCTGTGCTGTCTCTTTTGCAGGGAAGTTCCGGAGTGAAGGGTCTGATTCGGGAGAATCGTTTTTCCCAGATAGAAAGTGCCATACAGATGGGTAAAGATGGCGGAATGATGACTCAGGAGCAGTACAAGAGGGATTTTCTGAGAAAACAGAGCAATCTCACGCCACCATTCCGGGTTTTTCGGCCATCCCGGGAGGATGTGACGGATCCTGCCTATACATCCCGCCTTGTAGGGCATGAACAGCTACCCGGTCAGGCAGCGGTGGCTTTGTCAGCCATGGGTGAGCTGTCGGGGGATACAGGTGCCAAAAAAAGCATCCCCGCCAGCCTGCATCATGCCGGTGAGGATGCCTATGAAATTCAGGAAGACGGGATGTCCATGTCGGATATTATTAAGAATCTGTAG